One Flavobacterium cerinum genomic window, CAGACAGTACCACAAAATTATCATCGATTGCCTGTCCTTTATTTTCGTTTTTAGTAAGGTCGATTTTTGAAACCGTATTTTCATCCAACTTCGCCAGCTCAAAACCGGATCCGTTATTTTCGACACTAATACTACTGGTTTTGATCGAGTCGCTTACCCATCTGAAGAAATCTTTATAGGATTGTGCATTGGTATTTTTAAATTCCAAAACCGTATCCGTCAATTCACCCAATACAGTAGTATCGGTATTTTCTCCGAATGAAATTGCAATCATATTGGCCGATTTTTGCCAGTTTTCCTTCCATTCGCGGATAGCAGCCGACGTATCATCGGTAGGCACTCCATCTGTAAACAGAAAAACAATCGGTTTCCAGTCGCCTTTCTTTTCATAGGTAGTTTTTACCACATTACTACGAAGTTCGTACATTAAATGTCCGAGTCCTTTGCTTAAAGAAGTACCGCTTCCGATCGGGAAACGCGGCGGATAAAAGCTTACTATTTCCTGTAAAGGCACTAATGTTTTAGGCTGACCGGCAAATACGATAATGGAAATCCAAACGGTTTCCAGCGCATAAGGATCGGTTTTTAATGCCTGAATAATGGTTGACAATCCCTCTTCAACCTGTTGGATCGGTTCGCCGACCATTGATTCTGAAATATCTATCAAAAAGTAAATAGGAAGTCTTCTCATTGTTTCAATTTAATGTTATACAATAACCGTGATTTCGTCCGGCGGCGGCGGAAGTTTCGGTGCTTCTCCCGTACCCTGGCTTTTATTCCCTTGTTCGATGGTTTCGGATACCCACTTAAAGAAAGCTTTAAGCGTCTGACTGTCGGCTGTATCCAGATGGACCACATTATCCGTCAGTTCCTTTAACATCATGTCGTTTGCCAGGTGTCCGGCTGCACAACCCACAACAGCTCCGAAATCAAATGCTCTTATTTGAGCGGTTTTTTCCCGGTATAATTGTATATCCGAGGGTTTTCCGTCAGTAAAGAGAAACAACAACGGTTTCCAGTCGCCTTTTTGAGTCGGTGAACTTTTAATAACGTCCTGCTCTACTTTTTGGAGTACAAAATCGAGAGCGGCGCCTGTATTCGTAGGCCCGCTTTGCGGACAGGTAATTTCGGGTAACCGAAACTGTACCAGCTCCGTAAGCGGTACAATTTCTTTAATTTCCCGATCAAAGGTTATGATACTCAGCCATAGGGAATCCAGTGCCTGAGCATCACTGCGCAGCGTATTTATCATTCCGCTTAACGCATTATTCAGTGCTTGTATGGGCTCGCCATACATAGAGCCTGAAGTATCCAGCAAAAAATATACGGGCAGTCTTCTCATAGCTTTTTCAATTTATGAGCGATTACCTCGGAATATTATAGCTTGGCTGATCGTCGTTATTTCCTGTAGAATGTGATGTATTAGAGGAAACAGCTCCGTTAATATTATACGTCGATGTATTCGCTTCCGGATCGTGTTGTGCCAGATGCGTCATAATCTCCTTAGTTACTTCTTTACCGCCTGATATCTGATGATAAAGTGACTGGATCGTATAAACAGGTCCCCACGGAAGTCCCCACCATCCGAAAATACCGTTTACTAAAACGTGCTTATACGAATATTTAAAGCTACTTTCTTCCGGTCGGACAAGATAAATGGAAGAACTTCTTTTAAACGTCATTAATACAATAGAAACCGTATACGGAAAAATAACAAATTTACCTCCGCTGTTCACGATGGCTCGTATCTGAGATACTTTTAAGCCATCAATATTTTTAATTTCCATTACTGCTTACAGGTAATTTTTTACAATTCGGTGTATGGTTTGTCCCAGGAAAGTATCGTCTGTCGGATCACCGATTGCGCTGAATTTCCATTCGTTATTTCGTTTGTAAAGTTTTCCCATGATGATGGATTGCTTTCCTACGTATTGTCCTTCTGCCGATACATTATACGATGCAAATACAGAGTTTACACGAGTTGGCGTTCCTTCATACATTCTGATTTTAGAATACGGAATCTGAGAGAAATCTTCGCTACCTGCGTTATTCAGGAAAAAGAAGATTTGAGATACGTTAGGTCGGATTTTAGTCAAATCTACTGTGATGATTTCATTGTCCAAACCGTCGTCTCCTCCTGAATCTCCCTGAAGATCATCTCCGGTGTGACGTAATGCTCCTTCAACCGTTTCCAGTTTTCCTTTCGGTAATCCGAATTGTTGTAAAACTTCAACACGGTATAAAGGCGAATATAAATGGTCGCAAATTGCATTTTGATCGTCAACAAGAATACAACTTAAATCAAGGTCGATATTCTGGATTTTTTTTGATAATCCGAATAATCCTTTTGTTTCAATTGCACCCCAGTTTACGCCTACACAAAAATTGGTAAGGGATTCCCCTGAAGTTTTTCTCAGGTCAATTTTTTGACCTTTGCTTAAGTTAATAGCCATAATTATGATTGTTTTTTGGTTGTTTAATGCGATTGGTTAGTTGTATTTATTTAAGAAATCCTGAAGTCCGCCTTTTAATCCGGCACCAACTGCTTCGAATTTCCATTCGTCATTTCTTTTATAGATTCTTCCGAATTCTACTGCTGTTTCGATTGAGAAATCTTCATCCAACTCATATTTTACGATTTCAGCATTATTAGCAGCATCTACAATACGGATAAATGAATTTCTGATCTGTCCGAAGTTTTGTCTTCTTGTATCCGCCTGGTGAATCGTAACTACGAAACAGATTTCGCTTACGTCAGAAGTTATTTTCGAAAGGTCAACCAGTACTTTTTCATCATCTCCGTCTCCTTCACCTGTTAGGTTATCTCCGGTATGAATTACAGATTCGTCCGGTGATTTCAGGTTGTTGTAATACACAAAATGATTATCGCTGATAATTTTCCCGTTAGCTCCCAACATAAAGATAGATGCGTCTAAGTCGAACGCCTCACCTGTACTGCTTGAATTTGTATCCCAACCTAAACCTACTGTAAATTTAGGTGCTGATATATTCTGTCTTTGTCCTTTTT contains:
- a CDS encoding TerD family protein — its product is MAINLSKGQKIDLRKTSGESLTNFCVGVNWGAIETKGLFGLSKKIQNIDLDLSCILVDDQNAICDHLYSPLYRVEVLQQFGLPKGKLETVEGALRHTGDDLQGDSGGDDGLDNEIITVDLTKIRPNVSQIFFFLNNAGSEDFSQIPYSKIRMYEGTPTRVNSVFASYNVSAEGQYVGKQSIIMGKLYKRNNEWKFSAIGDPTDDTFLGQTIHRIVKNYL
- a CDS encoding vWA domain-containing protein, whose product is MRRLPVYFLLDTSGSMYGEPIQALNNALSGMINTLRSDAQALDSLWLSIITFDREIKEIVPLTELVQFRLPEITCPQSGPTNTGAALDFVLQKVEQDVIKSSPTQKGDWKPLLFLFTDGKPSDIQLYREKTAQIRAFDFGAVVGCAAGHLANDMMLKELTDNVVHLDTADSQTLKAFFKWVSETIEQGNKSQGTGEAPKLPPPPDEITVIV
- a CDS encoding TerD family protein; translated protein: MAINLEKGQRQNISAPKFTVGLGWDTNSSSTGEAFDLDASIFMLGANGKIISDNHFVYYNNLKSPDESVIHTGDNLTGEGDGDDEKVLVDLSKITSDVSEICFVVTIHQADTRRQNFGQIRNSFIRIVDAANNAEIVKYELDEDFSIETAVEFGRIYKRNDEWKFEAVGAGLKGGLQDFLNKYN
- a CDS encoding TerY-C metal binding domain-containing protein, yielding MRRLPIYFLIDISESMVGEPIQQVEEGLSTIIQALKTDPYALETVWISIIVFAGQPKTLVPLQEIVSFYPPRFPIGSGTSLSKGLGHLMYELRSNVVKTTYEKKGDWKPIVFLFTDGVPTDDTSAAIREWKENWQKSANMIAISFGENTDTTVLGELTDTVLEFKNTNAQSYKDFFRWVSDSIKTSSISVENNGSGFELAKLDENTVSKIDLTKNENKGQAIDDNFVVLSAKCQNTKRPYLIKYARAINPSSFGGMDFHTKSYRFVGAFPVDNSYYELADASIDTKVNSEELTGAPSCPCCGNPYGLAVCSCQKVHCIDENEVSTCPWCNAQGRYGFGSGGFDITRAQG